The Oryzihumus leptocrescens sequence GTCGGCGGAGGCGTCCCGGTCGATCCGGCCGAAGAACAGCGTCGACGTGGGGTCGTCGGCCAGGGACGCGGCCCGCCGGTGCAGCGTGGCCGCGAGGAACTCGCTGGAGACGCGGTCACCACCGTGGGCATCGAGGGAGAGCGTCTGCTCGCGCATCCGGGCGAGCTCGGCCCGGGCCCGGGCGAGGTGGTCGCGTTCGCGCTGGAGCTCGGGGGACACCGACATGACGACAGACGCCTTCCTCGGGCAGGTGCAGGGGGAGCCGTGCAGCCTAACCCGGGGAAGGCGTCCATCGGTAGCCGTTTGCCTGGCGTCACAAGCGGCCGGCGCCGGGAGGACGCGGCGCCGGCCGACCGGCTACTGGTTGGTGTCCGGTCGCACCGCGAGGGTGACCGGGACCTGCAGCTGCTTGCCGCCGCGGACCACGGTCAGCGTGACCTTCTCGCCGACGGTGCGCTCGCGGATCTGCGCCACGAGGGACTCGGCGCTGGAGACCGGGGTGCCGTTGACCGCGATGATCGCGTCGCCGGTCTTGAGGCCGGCGTCCGCCGCCGGGGTGCCGGAGACGACCTGGCCGATCTGCGCGGCCGACCGCTTGGCCGAGCCGTCCGTGACCGTGGCGTCGCGCGAGCTGACGCCCAGGTAGGCGTGCTGGGCCTTGCCGGTCTGGATCAGCTGGTCGGCGATGGCCTTGACCTCGTTGACCGGGATCGCGAAGCCGATGCCGATGTTGCCGCTCTGGCTGCCCGAGGAGGACCCGGAGACCGAGGCGATCGAGGAGTTGATCCCCACCAGCTGGCCGCCCGCGTTGACGAGGGCGCCACCGCTGTTGCCCGGGTTGATCGCCGCGCTGGTCTGGATCGCGTTGGTCACCACCGGCTCGCCGGTGGAACCGCCGAGCTGGTCGCCGCCGGAGGAGTCCTCGGTGGTCACCGGCCGGTTGAGGGCACTGACGATGCCCGTGGTGACGGTGCCGGCGAGGCCGAGCGGGTTGCCGACCGCCATGACCGGCTCGCCGACCGTGAGCCGGGTGGCGTCACCGAAGGCGATCGGCTTGAGGTCGCTGGGTGCGTTCTCGAGCTTGATCACGGCCAGGTCGGTGGCGGGGTCGGTGCCCACGACGCTGGCGGAGTAGCTGCGCTGGTCGTGCAGGGTCACCGTGATCTGGCTGCCCTGGCCGAGGCCGCTGACGACGTGGTTGTTCGTCACGACGTGCCCGGACTTGTCGATGATCACGCCGGAGCCCTTGGCGCTGCCCTGCTGGCTGTCGATCGAGATGGAGACCACGCTCGGCACGACGACCCCGGAGGTGGCCGCCCAGTCGGGGGACGACGGGTTGGCCTGCACGACCGGCGCCGACTGCGTGGCGCCGAGGGACGTGGTGGAGGTGGTGGTCGCCGCGGTGTCCGTGTGGGTCACGGCATACGTCGTGCCGCTGGCGAGGACCGCCGCGAGGACCGCGACCGAGACGAGCTCGACGAGGCGGCGCGGCCGCCGGTCACGGTCGGCCCCGGCCTTGGTCCAGACCGGCGGGGGCGGCTCGGCCGGGTTCTGGGGCGCCGCCGGCTGCGACGGCCCAGCGGTGTGCTCGCCGTACCAGAGGGGCTGCGTCGGCTGCGGCTCCGAGGCGGGGGGCACTGGTCCGTACGTCATGGTGGTCACTCCTTAGCGGGGCTTGATGGAGACCACTCAACCCCGGCGAGGTCAACCCTTGCTGGATGCTGTCTGGGAGTTTGCTGTGGGCAGGTCCACGACGAAGGTGGCGCCGCCCCCGGGCGTCTGGGCGACCCCGACCTTGCCGTGGTGGGCGTTGACGATGGCCGCCACGATGGCCAGGCCCAGGCCGTTGCCGCCACCGTGGCCGCGCATCCGGGACGGGTCGGCCCGGTAGAACCGCTCGAACACGCGCCGCGCCGCGGCCGGGTCCACGCCGGGGCCGTGGTCGCGCACCTCCAGCAGCGCCCGGCCGCGCTCCCGGGAGCCCACGGCGACCTCCAGC is a genomic window containing:
- a CDS encoding S1C family serine protease; its protein translation is MTYGPVPPASEPQPTQPLWYGEHTAGPSQPAAPQNPAEPPPPVWTKAGADRDRRPRRLVELVSVAVLAAVLASGTTYAVTHTDTAATTTSTTSLGATQSAPVVQANPSSPDWAATSGVVVPSVVSISIDSQQGSAKGSGVIIDKSGHVVTNNHVVSGLGQGSQITVTLHDQRSYSASVVGTDPATDLAVIKLENAPSDLKPIAFGDATRLTVGEPVMAVGNPLGLAGTVTTGIVSALNRPVTTEDSSGGDQLGGSTGEPVVTNAIQTSAAINPGNSGGALVNAGGQLVGINSSIASVSGSSSGSQSGNIGIGFAIPVNEVKAIADQLIQTGKAQHAYLGVSSRDATVTDGSAKRSAAQIGQVVSGTPAADAGLKTGDAIIAVNGTPVSSAESLVAQIRERTVGEKVTLTVVRGGKQLQVPVTLAVRPDTNQ